One Alphaproteobacteria bacterium LSUCC0396 genomic region harbors:
- a CDS encoding beta-N-acetylglucosaminidase domain-containing protein, translating into MALNFTGYIEGYYGQLLSWHDRDRLLDGLKIAGMTSYFYAPKEDAYHRYLWRQPYDAAWQASFAKFTANAEARNIHIIAGIAPGLDFDFAAIDDANTGSNDRAKNELNDFVILLEKARSLVASGAHMIALLMDDIAADFEARCGSLTSEGNAHGLLANRLGAALGAAVIVVPRIYADSLITPNDPQSLVYLDDLVSALDPQHLVVYCGDDIVAPHPAADAGGRLDPASSIIWDNFYANDYCPRRLFVGPWRAAEAAHILTNPTGMIETDLLLLTMMAVGRDHGDQNRCANASIESWRRIMTDNGVPDAFFDIAAYFDAPYGFVAAFDLPSTERALAALEILLWQWKSPLQREWYPYLMGLKQDIMLADGQLPQDRIEKTQLAPLATKIIEGGL; encoded by the coding sequence ATGGCGCTGAATTTTACCGGCTATATTGAGGGCTATTACGGCCAGCTGCTTAGCTGGCATGACCGCGACCGGTTGCTTGACGGTCTGAAGATTGCGGGAATGACAAGCTATTTTTATGCGCCAAAGGAAGATGCGTACCATCGCTATTTGTGGCGTCAGCCCTATGACGCGGCATGGCAAGCAAGCTTTGCCAAATTTACCGCTAATGCCGAGGCCAGAAATATCCATATCATTGCCGGTATTGCGCCCGGATTAGATTTTGATTTTGCGGCGATTGATGACGCCAATACTGGCTCAAATGATCGTGCCAAAAATGAACTTAATGACTTTGTGATCCTGCTGGAAAAGGCACGCAGCCTTGTTGCCAGCGGGGCGCATATGATTGCATTACTGATGGATGATATTGCGGCTGATTTTGAGGCGCGATGCGGCAGTCTGACCAGCGAGGGCAATGCGCATGGATTGCTTGCCAACCGGCTTGGGGCGGCGCTTGGCGCGGCGGTGATTGTTGTGCCGCGCATCTATGCCGACAGCCTGATTACCCCCAATGATCCGCAATCATTGGTCTATCTTGATGATCTGGTCAGCGCGCTCGATCCACAACATCTGGTGGTTTATTGCGGCGATGATATTGTGGCACCGCATCCGGCGGCCGATGCTGGCGGGCGGTTGGATCCCGCGTCGTCAATCATCTGGGATAATTTCTATGCCAATGATTATTGTCCGCGCCGCCTTTTTGTTGGGCCATGGCGCGCGGCTGAGGCGGCTCATATATTGACGAACCCGACCGGCATGATCGAGACCGATCTGCTGCTTTTGACGATGATGGCGGTGGGGCGTGATCACGGCGATCAAAATCGCTGCGCAAACGCCAGCATTGAGAGCTGGCGCCGGATTATGACCGATAACGGTGTGCCAGACGCATTTTTTGATATCGCCGCATATTTTGATGCGCCTTACGGATTTGTGGCAGCGTTTGACCTGCCATCCACCGAACGGGCATTGGCGGCACTGGAAATTCTGCTATGGCAATGGAAATCGCCACTTCAACGCGAATGGTATCCGTATCTGATGGGGCTGAAGCAGGATATTATGCTCGCCGATGGGCAATTGCCGCAGGACCGGATCGAAAAGACACAGCTGGCACCGCTCGCCACAAAGATCATAGAGGGCGGATTATAA
- a CDS encoding PIG-L deacetylase family protein: MNILAIGAHPDDLEIFAYGFLAAAAARGDNLVLGVATDGAAGGPNPGLELARQRADEARNGLAALGKPVLLDLPDGQLATAPDAREAVTDFIRSTASDLVITHAPEDYHPDHRALSAFVSDAAGFICPVLFCDTLMGVGFTPDFYVDISPHFTAKQNAIMAHHSQDPARFASASAIMNRFRAAQCNAPDGHYAEAYRMARRFPFTDIRDLLPPPPPYRPFYVPGSDALI; this comes from the coding sequence ATGAACATTCTCGCGATTGGCGCACACCCTGATGATCTGGAAATTTTTGCCTATGGCTTTCTGGCGGCAGCGGCGGCACGCGGCGATAATCTGGTGCTTGGCGTTGCCACTGATGGGGCGGCTGGTGGACCAAATCCGGGGCTAGAGCTTGCCCGCCAACGCGCCGATGAAGCGCGCAACGGCCTTGCCGCGCTTGGCAAGCCAGTGCTTCTTGATCTTCCCGACGGACAGCTTGCCACTGCGCCTGATGCGCGCGAAGCGGTCACCGATTTTATCCGCAGCACCGCATCCGATCTGGTAATCACCCACGCCCCCGAAGACTATCATCCCGATCATCGCGCCCTGTCCGCCTTTGTCAGCGATGCGGCGGGGTTTATCTGTCCAGTATTATTTTGCGACACATTGATGGGGGTCGGGTTTACGCCTGATTTTTACGTTGATATCAGCCCGCATTTCACCGCCAAGCAAAATGCCATCATGGCGCATCACAGTCAGGATCCGGCAAGATTTGCCAGTGCCAGCGCAATCATGAACAGGTTCCGTGCGGCGCAGTGCAATGCACCCGATGGTCATTATGCCGAGGCCTACCGCATGGCGCGCCGGTTCCCTTTTACGGATATCCGCGATCTTTTGCCACCGCCACCGCCCTATCGGCCGTTTTATGTGCCGGGGTCTGACGCGCTGATTTAG
- a CDS encoding anhydro-N-acetylmuramic acid kinase, translating to MSGVMAEILVIGLMSGTSADGIDAAVLRTDGQHFEGVNCYGSFEYRPETRAGIWKAVADAQQHMRDDAARLHLDRLIAEDHANAVSGLIKDSGLSPSLIGFHGQTIYHNPSGDEGHPLGRTTIQLGDAALLARRCGIPVVHDVRRADMMAGGQGAPLAPVFHAAMLARLGVALPAVMVNIGGVANLTWADGSGSMIGFDTGPGNALMDDYMRLYCDADFDKGGALAENGRADHSLVRQWLDLPFFAEGWPKSLDRQAFRHCLDDKNLLAKTPADAMASLALLTAGSIGAAIDRLPLPPSSILIAGGGRHNRCVLAHLRGWYGRALLEPDFSTAKGQFFPDMLEAELMAFLAARHMAGLPTSFPETTGCHHPVCGGVLVTPVSQ from the coding sequence ATGTCGGGGGTAATGGCAGAAATACTTGTTATTGGCCTGATGTCGGGCACCAGCGCCGATGGTATTGATGCGGCGGTGCTGCGGACTGACGGTCAGCATTTCGAGGGCGTCAATTGTTATGGCTCGTTTGAGTATCGGCCGGAAACCAGAGCTGGTATCTGGAAAGCTGTTGCCGATGCCCAGCAGCATATGCGCGATGATGCTGCGCGCCTGCATCTTGACCGGCTGATTGCCGAAGATCATGCCAATGCCGTATCAGGACTTATCAAAGATAGCGGGCTTAGCCCCAGCTTGATCGGGTTCCACGGCCAGACAATCTATCACAATCCATCGGGTGACGAAGGTCATCCGCTTGGCCGCACCACAATCCAGCTCGGCGATGCGGCGTTACTGGCTCGGCGCTGCGGAATTCCGGTTGTGCATGATGTGCGCCGCGCAGATATGATGGCTGGCGGGCAGGGCGCACCGCTGGCACCAGTGTTTCATGCGGCGATGCTGGCCCGTCTTGGCGTCGCGTTGCCTGCGGTTATGGTGAATATTGGCGGCGTGGCCAATCTGACATGGGCCGATGGTTCTGGCAGCATGATCGGGTTTGATACCGGCCCCGGTAATGCGCTGATGGATGATTATATGCGGCTTTATTGCGATGCCGATTTCGATAAGGGCGGCGCCTTAGCGGAAAATGGCCGGGCTGATCATTCGCTTGTCCGGCAGTGGCTGGACCTTCCGTTTTTTGCCGAGGGCTGGCCTAAATCACTGGACCGTCAGGCGTTTCGCCATTGTCTTGATGATAAAAACCTGCTTGCAAAAACCCCGGCAGATGCGATGGCCAGTCTGGCATTGCTGACTGCTGGCAGCATTGGTGCCGCGATTGATCGGTTGCCGCTGCCACCATCAAGCATTCTGATTGCTGGTGGGGGGCGTCATAATCGCTGTGTTTTAGCGCATTTACGCGGCTGGTATGGGCGCGCCTTGCTTGAGCCTGATTTCAGCACGGCAAAGGGCCAGTTTTTCCCCGATATGCTGGAGGCCGAGTTAATGGCGTTTCTGGCGGCGCGGCATATGGCCGGATTGCCGACGTCCTTTCCCGAAACAACGGGGTGTCATCATCCGGTTTGCGGCGGTGTTCTGGTGACGCCGGTTTCACAATAA
- a CDS encoding N-acetylmuramic acid 6-phosphate etherase, with amino-acid sequence MSSRNRYPNYGSTEDVPQAAQHIDKLAPLAALSLMLDSQAGAIPAIEAALPAIETAAIAAYDRLVSDPAGRLIYAGAGTSARIGVQDGAELPPTFNWPRDRLGFLIAGGPSALLGAIENAEDDASAGATGFTAMNGGAHDVVIGIAASGKTPFTIGAITAARKAGAVTIGIANNPDTPLLAAAHYPILLATGGEIIAGSTRLTAGTAQKICMNLISNMIMVKMGFVANGMMVAMVPTNEKLRQRRAQIDAALGQ; translated from the coding sequence ATGAGCAGCAGAAATCGATACCCAAATTACGGCAGCACTGAAGATGTGCCACAAGCGGCCCAGCATATAGATAAGCTGGCGCCCCTTGCAGCCTTATCCTTGATGCTTGACAGCCAAGCTGGCGCAATCCCAGCCATAGAGGCCGCCCTGCCAGCCATCGAAACTGCCGCAATTGCGGCTTATGACCGGCTGGTGAGCGATCCAGCAGGACGATTAATTTATGCCGGCGCCGGTACATCGGCACGCATCGGCGTTCAAGATGGTGCCGAATTGCCACCAACCTTTAACTGGCCTCGGGACCGGCTTGGGTTTTTGATTGCAGGCGGGCCGTCAGCATTGTTGGGCGCGATTGAAAATGCCGAAGATGATGCCAGCGCCGGTGCGACTGGCTTTACCGCGATGAATGGTGGCGCACATGATGTCGTTATTGGCATCGCGGCAAGTGGGAAAACACCCTTCACGATTGGCGCCATCACCGCAGCGCGAAAGGCAGGTGCCGTCACCATCGGCATCGCCAATAATCCGGACACACCGCTTTTAGCCGCCGCCCATTATCCAATTTTATTGGCAACCGGCGGTGAAATCATTGCCGGTTCAACGCGGCTGACCGCAGGCACTGCACAGAAAATCTGCATGAATCTGATCTCGAATATGATCATGGTCAAGATGGGGTTTGTTGCTAATGGAATGATGGTGGCGATGGTTCCAACCAATGAAAAACTGCGCCAGCGGCGGGCGCAGATTGACGCCGCGCTAGGGCAATAG
- a CDS encoding L,D-transpeptidase codes for MPDLCLLRDRAGGYWLEAAGMAPMRAIIGKAGLIAGAAKREGDMATPVGRWALRHLYYRQDLLGPLNADLPKSVITPHCGWCDDPDHKDYNRYVPLPFTASHEVMWRNDGAYDLVVMLGFNDAPPVAGRGSAIFLHCIAEGKTSTAGCVAIERAALLQLMAKLDADQYLSIDAGLLP; via the coding sequence ATGCCGGACTTGTGTTTGCTGCGTGATAGGGCGGGCGGCTATTGGTTAGAGGCCGCGGGTATGGCACCGATGCGCGCCATTATTGGCAAGGCTGGTCTTATTGCCGGTGCGGCCAAGCGCGAGGGCGATATGGCAACGCCGGTTGGACGTTGGGCATTGCGCCACCTCTATTACCGGCAGGATTTGCTGGGTCCATTGAATGCTGACTTGCCGAAAAGCGTGATCACGCCGCATTGTGGCTGGTGCGATGATCCGGATCATAAGGATTATAACCGCTATGTGCCGCTGCCATTTACCGCTAGCCACGAGGTGATGTGGCGTAATGATGGTGCCTATGATCTGGTGGTGATGCTGGGGTTTAATGATGCACCGCCGGTCGCCGGACGCGGTAGTGCCATATTTCTGCATTGCATCGCCGAGGGTAAAACCAGTACCGCGGGCTGCGTTGCGATTGAGCGCGCGGCGCTATTGCAGCTAATGGCAAAGCTGGATGCCGATCAATATCTGTCGATTGATGCGGGGCTATTGCCCTAG
- a CDS encoding MFS transporter, with product MGDFKAGLAAYRDRRMLRILLLGAMSGFPWVLIGSSLSLWLNEDGLSRSAIGWAGLIFSVYAVNFLWAPLIDRIRIPQLASKIGQRKAWILCFQIIILVALLIWSLLRPAEDIWLVMAVGLVIATASASQDITIDALRIEQIDASEKSAMAAGAAIHVTGWWSGYKIGGIVALFTADLLQNAGYENYWQLTFVGLGGLVVLANIGLLFIPEASANARIKAQNKAQQDIADKLRSDSRAAKIIGFLGSTVWAPLASFFRHNGVAIGLGILGFVLLFKIGEAFMGKMSLIFYSEIGFSKSDIALYSKGIGWVTTVVFTLLGGFFAIRSGALRALFIAGIAMAATNVMFSILAWTGKSEWVFAVAVLLDDIAAAFATVAFVTFISLLVDRTYTATQYALLASIGTIGRTTLAASSGAMIDWLGGDWGLFFVITALMVLPSLCLLWMLRDKIQLNGG from the coding sequence ATGGGTGATTTCAAAGCGGGTTTGGCGGCCTATCGTGACCGGCGAATGCTTCGGATATTATTGCTTGGCGCGATGAGCGGTTTTCCATGGGTGTTGATCGGCTCATCACTATCATTATGGTTGAACGAAGATGGCCTAAGCCGGTCTGCCATTGGCTGGGCTGGATTGATCTTTAGCGTCTATGCGGTAAATTTTTTGTGGGCGCCGCTGATCGACCGTATTCGTATTCCCCAACTTGCCAGTAAAATCGGCCAACGCAAGGCTTGGATTCTTTGCTTTCAGATCATCATCCTTGTGGCTCTTCTGATCTGGAGCTTGCTGCGACCAGCCGAGGATATCTGGTTAGTTATGGCAGTTGGCTTGGTCATTGCCACCGCATCCGCATCACAAGACATCACCATTGACGCCTTGCGCATCGAACAGATTGACGCTTCGGAAAAAAGCGCGATGGCAGCAGGTGCCGCAATCCATGTCACCGGATGGTGGAGCGGGTATAAAATTGGCGGCATCGTTGCGTTATTTACCGCTGATTTATTGCAGAATGCTGGCTATGAAAATTACTGGCAATTGACCTTTGTCGGGTTAGGCGGGCTCGTTGTTCTGGCAAATATCGGGCTGTTATTCATCCCCGAGGCTAGTGCCAACGCCCGCATCAAAGCACAAAATAAAGCCCAGCAAGACATCGCTGACAAACTACGCAGCGACAGCCGCGCAGCAAAAATCATCGGCTTTCTTGGCAGTACAGTCTGGGCACCACTTGCCAGCTTTTTCCGGCATAACGGCGTTGCCATTGGGCTTGGGATACTTGGTTTTGTTCTGCTGTTCAAAATTGGCGAAGCCTTTATGGGCAAAATGTCATTAATCTTCTATTCCGAAATTGGCTTTTCAAAATCGGATATCGCCCTTTATTCCAAAGGTATTGGCTGGGTGACCACAGTTGTCTTTACATTGCTTGGCGGATTTTTTGCCATCCGGTCAGGTGCTTTGCGCGCCCTGTTTATCGCTGGCATTGCCATGGCTGCCACCAATGTCATGTTCAGTATTCTGGCATGGACCGGCAAATCCGAATGGGTGTTTGCAGTGGCGGTTCTTTTAGATGACATCGCCGCCGCCTTTGCGACAGTTGCCTTTGTGACTTTTATTTCGCTGCTTGTTGATCGCACCTATACCGCCACGCAATATGCGTTACTGGCGTCAATTGGCACGATTGGGCGGACCACGCTTGCCGCATCATCCGGGGCAATGATTGATTGGCTTGGCGGTGATTGGGGGCTGTTTTTTGTAATTACCGCGTTAATGGTATTGCCATCGCTTTGCCTGCTTTGGATGCTGCGCGATAAAATCCAGCTGAATGGAGGTTAG
- a CDS encoding NlpC/P60 family protein, protein MLATRIITPSAPLLSGPKADAPLDSECLFGERFDIADGGVMPIDGFVFGTLGTDRYQGWVPRECLGDMPPPTAQIMVPMSDVTSAADIKSPGRFGLSLGALVTVREITGDRAKIVTANGDGFLPCRHLLPLAADDNHLPAADTKIDDWVGLGERLIGSPYKWGGRTAWGLDCSALVQLTLAAAGLDVPRDSGPQHKIGSPISDLTALCRGDLVFWHGHVGIMQDDARLLHANAHHMAVASEPLDHAVERIATIAGPVTALRRPVI, encoded by the coding sequence ATGTTGGCGACGCGCATTATTACACCATCGGCACCGCTGCTATCCGGCCCAAAGGCAGATGCCCCCCTTGATAGTGAATGTCTTTTTGGCGAGCGGTTTGACATTGCCGATGGCGGAGTGATGCCGATTGACGGATTTGTTTTTGGAACGCTTGGCACTGATAGGTATCAGGGCTGGGTGCCGCGTGAATGTCTTGGCGACATGCCGCCACCAACCGCGCAAATTATGGTGCCGATGAGTGATGTCACCAGTGCCGCCGATATTAAAAGCCCGGGGCGTTTTGGGCTGTCGCTTGGTGCCTTGGTGACGGTGAGGGAGATTACCGGTGATCGTGCCAAGATCGTCACAGCTAATGGTGATGGATTTTTGCCATGCCGGCATCTGTTGCCACTGGCGGCAGATGATAATCACCTGCCCGCCGCAGATACCAAAATTGATGATTGGGTCGGGCTTGGCGAGCGGTTGATCGGCAGCCCCTATAAATGGGGTGGGCGCACCGCATGGGGGCTGGATTGCTCGGCGTTAGTGCAGCTGACCTTGGCAGCAGCTGGATTAGATGTGCCGCGTGATTCCGGCCCGCAGCATAAGATTGGATCCCCGATCAGTGATCTGACGGCACTTTGCCGCGGTGATCTGGTGTTTTGGCATGGCCATGTTGGCATCATGCAGGATGACGCGAGATTGCTGCACGCCAACGCGCATCATATGGCAGTGGCAAGCGAGCCACTAGATCATGCGGTCGAGCGTATCGCCACTATTGCCGGGCCGGTAACAGCGCTTCGGCGGCCGGTCATATGA
- a CDS encoding N-acetylmuramoyl-L-alanine amidase has protein sequence MLKAENIRYLVVHCADTPDDQNLGARDIHQMHLAFGWHGVGYHRVICRDGRIEHGRPDYWVGAHVKGFNEISLGVCLIGRNDFTDAQFAALETVLREWRKTYPAAEICGHRDFEYTPKTCPNFDVAQWCERVGL, from the coding sequence ATGTTGAAAGCTGAAAACATCCGTTACTTAGTGGTGCATTGTGCTGATACGCCGGATGACCAAAACCTTGGTGCGCGTGATATTCACCAGATGCATCTTGCGTTTGGCTGGCATGGGGTGGGCTATCATCGGGTGATTTGCCGTGATGGGCGGATCGAACATGGCCGTCCTGATTACTGGGTTGGTGCCCATGTCAAAGGCTTTAATGAGATAAGCCTTGGCGTTTGTCTGATCGGGCGGAATGATTTTACCGATGCGCAATTTGCCGCTCTGGAGACCGTGCTTCGTGAGTGGCGCAAAACCTATCCGGCTGCTGAAATCTGCGGCCATCGTGATTTTGAATATACGCCAAAGACCTGTCCAAATTTTGATGTCGCACAATGGTGCGAAAGGGTTGGGCTGTAA
- a CDS encoding HAD family hydrolase, with protein MPLSPVKSPIEISRIKAVIFDMDGLLLDTETLSFQSFVTTASRYDLNVGIDDYRGMIGLNAATGIDILRAMLPPHMDAVAFKNEWLDVYRQLLVGDVPVKARAYAVLRGFQQMDMPLAVATSSSGSKARDILTRTGLMPYLRHVTGGDEVPAGKPAPDVYLDVAQKLGIAPDDCLAFEDSNNGTTAAIAAGMKVIQIPDLAPPNRTPNPPDFQICSSLTEAAAMIGLQLDE; from the coding sequence ATGCCATTATCACCGGTAAAATCACCAATTGAAATTAGCCGGATCAAGGCTGTCATTTTTGATATGGACGGGCTTTTGCTTGATACAGAAACCCTTTCATTCCAGTCATTTGTTACCACAGCATCGCGCTATGATCTGAACGTTGGCATTGATGATTATCGCGGCATGATCGGGCTGAACGCGGCTACCGGCATTGATATTCTTCGGGCGATGCTGCCGCCTCATATGGATGCCGTTGCCTTTAAAAATGAATGGCTCGATGTTTATCGCCAATTGCTGGTTGGTGATGTGCCGGTAAAGGCCAGAGCATATGCAGTTCTGAGAGGTTTTCAGCAGATGGATATGCCGCTTGCGGTTGCCACCTCATCATCTGGCAGCAAAGCGCGTGACATTCTAACAAGAACCGGCCTGATGCCCTATCTTCGGCATGTGACCGGCGGCGATGAGGTGCCTGCTGGAAAACCTGCACCAGATGTGTATCTGGACGTTGCGCAAAAACTAGGCATTGCACCTGATGATTGTCTTGCGTTTGAAGATTCGAACAACGGAACGACGGCGGCTATCGCTGCTGGCATGAAGGTTATTCAGATACCCGATTTGGCACCGCCAAACCGGACCCCCAATCCACCAGATTTTCAGATTTGTTCCAGCCTGACCGAGGCCGCCGCAATGATCGGTTTACAGCTTGACGAATAA
- a CDS encoding VOC family protein — translation MRFLHTMVRVRDVEQSLDFYCKKLGLVEMRRKDVPQGRFTLIFLAAPKDKDSSLAAMAPELELTFNWDPEDYDYGRNFGHLAYKVDNIYDTCQRLMDAGVVINRPPRDGRMAFIKSPDNISIELLQEGDSLPPAEPWLSMENTGSW, via the coding sequence ATGCGGTTTCTTCACACAATGGTTCGGGTTCGTGATGTCGAGCAATCACTTGATTTTTATTGTAAAAAACTTGGGCTTGTTGAGATGCGCCGCAAAGACGTTCCCCAAGGGCGGTTTACCTTGATCTTTCTTGCCGCACCAAAGGACAAGGACAGCAGCCTCGCCGCCATGGCACCGGAATTGGAATTGACCTTTAACTGGGATCCTGAAGATTATGATTACGGCCGGAATTTTGGACACCTCGCCTATAAGGTCGATAATATCTATGATACCTGCCAGCGGCTGATGGATGCTGGCGTTGTGATTAATCGCCCGCCGCGTGATGGGCGTATGGCCTTTATCAAGTCACCGGATAATATTTCGATCGAACTGCTGCAAGAGGGCGATTCATTGCCGCCAGCCGAACCATGGCTGTCGATGGAAAATACCGGAAGCTGGTAG
- the gloB gene encoding hydroxyacylglutathione hydrolase: protein MAFQTHQFPYGDDNYGLLLHCTDSNLTACIDAGDADATAAALAETGWQLSHIFITHHHGDHTAGLADLKQRHNATVMGPVIDSAASALYDVRLGDGDHFDFAGRRVDVIATPGHTLDMLNFHIASEDMVCTGDTLFVMGCGRIFEGDADMMWASLEKLLALPDHTIIYCSHEYTIANASFARAVDPDNAALAARQEAIAELRNGGLPTVPTRLDLEKATNPFLRVDNAAIRAHLGMEQASNAAVFAEIRKRKDNF from the coding sequence ATGGCCTTTCAAACACATCAATTCCCCTATGGTGACGATAATTACGGACTTTTGCTGCATTGCACTGACAGCAATCTAACCGCCTGTATTGATGCCGGCGACGCCGACGCCACCGCGGCCGCATTGGCCGAAACTGGCTGGCAATTAAGCCATATATTTATCACTCATCATCATGGCGATCATACTGCCGGCCTTGCCGATTTGAAACAGCGCCATAACGCCACCGTAATGGGTCCAGTTATTGATAGTGCTGCCAGCGCGCTTTATGATGTCAGACTTGGCGACGGTGATCATTTTGACTTTGCTGGACGGCGGGTTGATGTGATTGCAACGCCGGGTCACACCCTAGATATGCTGAATTTCCACATTGCATCCGAAGATATGGTTTGCACCGGTGATACCCTATTTGTTATGGGATGCGGCCGTATTTTTGAGGGTGATGCCGATATGATGTGGGCGTCACTGGAAAAGCTGTTGGCGCTTCCTGATCACACAATCATCTATTGCAGCCATGAATACACCATTGCCAATGCTTCATTTGCGCGCGCCGTTGACCCTGATAATGCGGCGCTTGCCGCGCGTCAGGAGGCGATCGCCGAATTGCGCAACGGCGGCCTGCCGACCGTGCCAACAAGGCTGGATCTTGAGAAAGCGACAAACCCTTTTTTACGGGTAGATAACGCGGCAATCCGCGCGCATCTGGGCATGGAACAGGCAAGCAATGCGGCGGTTTTTGCCGAAATCCGGAAACGCAAAGATAACTTTTAA